A portion of the Burkholderiales bacterium genome contains these proteins:
- a CDS encoding putative DNA binding domain-containing protein — translation MRLADEELERMLADTESDRCERKETFRGESPTMVREAVCAFANDLPGHGRPGIVFVGAHDNGALTGLPITDELLRSLADVKTDGNILPPPSLSVEKRALGGIDVAVITVQPSDSPPVRFKGRIWIRIGPRRGIATAQDERVLNERRRHLDRPFDVRKVAGAALADLDLRRFTDEYLGHVVATDVLAANERSSEQQLAATKMIASVDDPVPTVLGILVLCHQPRNFLPGAYLQFLRIAGKALSDPIVDESAIEGPLVDVLRRIDDKVAAHNRTSIDLSSEPRERRIPTYPEVALQQLVRNAVMHRSYESTNAPVRITWYDDRVEISSPGGPFGIVGKANFGQAGVADYRNPNLAEALRALGFVQRFGVGIATARRELERNGNPEPEFQVTDSFVNAIVRARA, via the coding sequence ATGAGGCTCGCGGACGAGGAACTCGAGAGGATGCTCGCCGACACCGAATCCGACCGTTGCGAGCGCAAGGAAACGTTTCGTGGCGAATCGCCGACGATGGTGAGGGAGGCGGTCTGCGCGTTCGCCAACGATCTCCCCGGGCATGGCCGACCCGGCATCGTCTTCGTCGGGGCGCACGACAATGGCGCCTTGACCGGGCTGCCCATCACCGACGAGCTGCTGCGCTCGCTGGCCGACGTGAAGACCGACGGGAACATCCTTCCCCCTCCGAGCCTTTCGGTCGAGAAACGGGCGCTGGGCGGTATCGACGTCGCCGTGATCACCGTCCAACCCTCCGATTCGCCTCCGGTGCGATTCAAGGGCCGAATCTGGATCAGGATCGGGCCGCGGCGCGGTATTGCCACCGCCCAGGACGAGCGCGTGCTGAACGAGCGCCGGCGCCACCTCGACCGGCCTTTCGACGTCCGCAAGGTCGCCGGCGCCGCGCTCGCCGACCTCGATCTTCGCCGTTTCACGGACGAGTATCTTGGGCACGTCGTGGCGACGGATGTGCTGGCCGCGAACGAGCGGTCATCCGAGCAGCAGCTCGCGGCGACCAAGATGATCGCCTCGGTCGACGATCCCGTGCCCACGGTGCTCGGGATTCTGGTGCTGTGCCATCAGCCGCGGAATTTCCTGCCCGGGGCGTACCTCCAGTTCCTGCGGATTGCGGGCAAGGCCTTGTCGGATCCCATCGTCGACGAATCCGCCATCGAGGGGCCCCTCGTCGATGTGTTGCGACGCATCGACGACAAGGTGGCCGCGCACAACCGTACGTCGATCGATCTTTCGAGCGAACCCCGCGAGCGACGCATTCCGACCTATCCTGAGGTCGCCCTGCAGCAACTCGTCCGGAACGCGGTGATGCACCGCAGCTACGAATCGACGAACGCACCTGTTCGAATCACCTGGTACGACGACAGAGTCGAGATCAGCAGCCCCGGAGGGCCGTTCGGCATCGTCGGCAAGGCGAACTTCGGACAGGCCGGAGTCGCCGACTACCGGAATCCGAATCTGGCCGAGGCGTTGCGCGCCCTCGGCTTCGTTCAGCGGTTCGGGGTGGGAATCGCCACCGCCCGGCGCGAGCTGGAGCGCAACGGCAACCCCGAGCCGGAATTCCAGGTGACCGACTCGTTCGTCAACGCGATCGTCAGGGCGCGCGCGTGA